A genome region from Pseudomonas sp. N3-W includes the following:
- a CDS encoding metal ABC transporter ATP-binding protein, producing MINCQALRWGAPGQPLTPAIDFELAKGSLTAVIGANGSGKSSLLKVIAGLQKPLAGKVILDVPRKGSVSFLPQQQHLDRQFPISLQELVSAGFWGSKQSSAIRDQRLKAVLEDWCLTGLEHRPLMALSGGELQRSLLARLSLVDAPVLLLDEPHAALDELGQELLWKHIHNWHTEGRTLVVVCHDLAAVREHIPQALLIKKTGCLLGASTVLTQPQRPMQVA from the coding sequence ATGATCAACTGCCAGGCGTTGCGCTGGGGCGCACCAGGCCAACCGCTGACGCCGGCCATCGATTTCGAGTTGGCCAAGGGCAGCCTCACCGCCGTGATCGGCGCTAATGGCTCAGGCAAAAGCAGCCTGCTGAAAGTCATCGCCGGGCTGCAAAAACCGTTGGCCGGCAAAGTCATTCTGGATGTTCCACGCAAGGGCAGCGTTTCGTTTCTGCCTCAACAACAGCACCTGGACCGGCAATTCCCCATTAGTCTCCAGGAACTGGTATCCGCCGGATTCTGGGGCAGCAAGCAATCATCAGCAATTCGCGACCAACGTCTGAAAGCCGTACTGGAAGACTGGTGCCTGACCGGTCTTGAACACCGACCATTGATGGCCCTGTCCGGCGGCGAGTTGCAGCGCTCGTTGCTCGCCCGTTTGAGCCTGGTCGATGCTCCGGTGTTATTGCTCGACGAACCCCATGCCGCACTCGATGAACTCGGCCAGGAGCTGCTGTGGAAGCACATCCACAACTGGCATACGGAAGGCCGGACGCTGGTCGTTGTTTGCCATGATCTGGCCGCCGTTCGTGAGCATATTCCGCAGGCCTTGTTGATCAAGAAAACCGGCTGCCTTCTGGGTGCCAGTACCGTACTGACCCAGCCTCAACGCCCCATGCAGGTAGCCTGA
- a CDS encoding metal ABC transporter substrate-binding protein encodes MRALLVLFSLMLSMSVSAAEKLQVVTSFSILADMTHQVGGEHIQITNMVGPDADAHTYEPTPDDAKALLKAKLIIKNGLGFEPWLDRLVTSTETRAPVISASHGVIPRSLDEDGETVPDPHAWHNLANTELYIANITKALIAADPANKADYQRNSQAYLKQIYALLAEAKAKFGSLPPGNRKIVTSHDAFGYLGQAYGIDFMAPQGLSTEREPSAAEVAALITQIRQAKVKAVFMENIKDARLLKQIADESGAQIGGTLYSDALAATGPASTFAGLFEYNLNTLYDALSKP; translated from the coding sequence ATGCGCGCTTTACTCGTGCTGTTCAGTTTGATGCTGTCGATGTCCGTGTCTGCTGCCGAGAAACTTCAGGTAGTCACCAGCTTCAGCATCTTGGCCGACATGACCCATCAGGTCGGGGGCGAGCATATCCAGATCACCAACATGGTCGGCCCGGACGCCGATGCGCACACCTATGAGCCGACCCCGGACGATGCCAAAGCGCTGCTCAAAGCCAAACTCATCATCAAGAACGGTCTCGGTTTCGAGCCATGGCTGGACCGTCTGGTGACCAGCACCGAAACCAGGGCGCCGGTGATCAGCGCGAGCCACGGCGTGATTCCACGCTCGCTGGATGAAGACGGCGAAACCGTTCCCGATCCACATGCCTGGCACAACCTGGCGAACACCGAGTTGTACATCGCCAACATCACCAAGGCGCTGATCGCCGCCGACCCGGCAAACAAGGCTGACTACCAGCGCAACAGCCAGGCCTACCTGAAACAGATCTACGCCCTGCTCGCCGAAGCCAAGGCCAAGTTCGGCTCCCTGCCACCGGGCAACCGCAAGATCGTCACCTCCCATGATGCGTTCGGTTATCTGGGTCAGGCGTATGGCATCGACTTCATGGCGCCTCAAGGTCTGTCCACTGAGCGCGAACCGTCGGCCGCCGAAGTCGCGGCGTTGATCACGCAGATTCGTCAGGCCAAGGTCAAAGCCGTGTTCATGGAAAACATCAAGGACGCGCGCCTGTTGAAACAGATCGCCGATGAAAGTGGCGCGCAGATCGGTGGCACGTTGTACTCCGATGCACTCGCCGCCACCGGGCCAGCCAGCACCTTTGCCGGGTTGTTCGAATACAACCTCAACACCCTGTACGACGCGTTGAGCAAGCCATGA
- a CDS encoding carbonate dehydratase — protein MIRKNPSGDLPVIAESAYVDKTAIICGKVVIGENVFVGPYAVIRADEVDASGEMEPISIGANSNIQDGVVIHSKSGAAVTIGEFSSIAHRSIVHGPCTVGNRVFIGFNSVLFNCVVGNGCVVRHNSVVDGRDLPDAFYVPSTTRIGPGTDLSQFPPVSVSASEFSEDVARTNVDLVRGYKALQNEF, from the coding sequence ATGATCCGCAAGAACCCGTCCGGTGATTTGCCGGTAATAGCGGAGTCCGCCTATGTGGATAAAACCGCGATCATCTGCGGCAAAGTGGTGATCGGCGAGAACGTCTTCGTCGGTCCCTATGCGGTGATTCGTGCTGACGAAGTGGACGCCTCGGGCGAGATGGAGCCGATCTCCATCGGCGCCAACTCCAACATCCAGGACGGCGTGGTGATTCACTCCAAGTCCGGCGCGGCGGTAACCATTGGCGAGTTCAGCTCCATCGCCCACCGTTCGATCGTCCATGGCCCGTGCACCGTGGGCAATCGAGTGTTCATCGGCTTCAACAGCGTGCTGTTCAACTGCGTGGTCGGCAACGGCTGCGTGGTGCGGCATAACTCGGTGGTTGATGGCCGGGACTTGCCGGATGCGTTCTATGTGCCGTCCACTACCCGCATCGGCCCGGGTACCGACCTGTCGCAGTTCCCGCCGGTGAGTGTCAGCGCCTCGGAGTTTTCCGAAGACGTGGCGCGCACCAATGTCGATCTGGTGCGCGGCTACAAAGCCTTGCAGAACGAGTTCTGA
- the folE2 gene encoding GTP cyclohydrolase FolE2: MNALTLPDIAAQASRQALPLEWVGMCGIALPVLFDGQRLNAKADAGVSLDDGEARGIHMSRLYLALEALEQKSLTPALIRSVLLRFLDSHEGLSKSAYLNIHTELLLKRPALVSPLAGWKTYPVSVHAQLQNDMFHVELKIDVPYSSTCPCSAALSRQLIQQQFVDDFANKALQHADILAWLGSTRGIVATPHSQRSNAQLSLRLDDFLDDLPLIATINDAEAALGTAVQTAVKRADEQAFALANGQNLMFCEDAARRLHLALKRSPGIHAFHVRVVHAESLHAHDAVAESRWDREAA; this comes from the coding sequence ATGAATGCGCTGACTCTGCCGGATATCGCCGCGCAGGCCTCACGCCAAGCCCTGCCACTGGAGTGGGTGGGCATGTGCGGCATTGCTCTTCCTGTTTTATTCGATGGCCAACGGCTCAACGCCAAAGCCGATGCGGGCGTGAGCCTGGACGACGGCGAAGCGCGGGGCATTCATATGTCGCGGCTGTATCTGGCGCTGGAAGCCCTCGAACAGAAAAGCCTTACACCAGCGCTCATCCGCAGTGTCTTGCTGCGATTCCTCGACAGCCATGAGGGACTGTCGAAGAGCGCGTACTTGAATATTCATACTGAATTGCTGCTGAAAAGACCTGCGTTGGTCAGTCCTTTAGCCGGCTGGAAAACCTATCCAGTCAGCGTTCATGCGCAGCTGCAAAACGATATGTTCCACGTGGAACTAAAAATCGATGTGCCTTATTCCTCGACCTGCCCCTGCTCTGCGGCCCTGTCTCGACAGCTGATTCAACAGCAATTCGTCGACGACTTTGCCAACAAGGCACTGCAGCATGCGGACATTCTGGCTTGGCTCGGCTCCACCAGAGGCATCGTCGCCACGCCGCACAGTCAGCGCAGCAATGCTCAATTGTCACTTCGCCTCGATGATTTTCTGGATGACTTGCCGTTAATTGCGACGATCAACGACGCCGAAGCCGCCCTTGGCACCGCCGTACAGACCGCCGTGAAACGCGCAGATGAGCAAGCGTTTGCCTTGGCCAACGGACAAAATTTGATGTTCTGCGAAGACGCCGCCCGCCGTTTGCACCTTGCCTTGAAACGCTCGCCGGGCATCCATGCTTTCCATGTCCGAGTGGTCCACGCTGAAAGCCTGCACGCCCACGACGCCGTCGCCGAAAGTCGATGGGACCGGGAGGCCGCATGA
- a CDS encoding dihydroorotase yields the protein MSSVLIRNARLVNDGREFDGDLLVSNGRIVKIASSIQDERAQVEIDADGQWLLPGMIDDQVHFREPGSPQKGSLYTESRAAVAGGITSFMDMPNTRPGTLTLAALADKKRRAAINSVANYGFHFGVSNDNLDTVAALNPCEVAGVKVFMGASTGNMLVDDPLILERLFAEVPTILLAHCEHTPSIDANAANLQALFGEHIPPAAHPLIRNAEACFRSSSMAVDLAKRHGTRLHVLHLTTARELALFEDTPLAHKRITAEVCLHHLFFDDRDYPTLGNLIKCNPAIKSQADRDALRQALLSNRLDVIGSDHAPHTWAEKQRAYTQAPAGLPLVQHALPALLELVADGILPITTLVAKTSHRVADLFAIPDRGYLREGYWADLVLIKPEPEGTAVSRQPILSQCGWTPFARHRFRHSVSTTLVSGQIAWRANRLYDNCQGLPLRFMR from the coding sequence ATGAGTAGCGTGTTGATCCGCAATGCCCGTCTGGTGAACGACGGCCGGGAATTCGACGGAGACCTGCTGGTGAGTAATGGCCGCATCGTGAAGATTGCCAGCAGTATTCAGGATGAACGGGCGCAGGTGGAAATTGACGCCGACGGTCAATGGCTGCTGCCGGGGATGATCGATGACCAAGTGCACTTCCGCGAGCCCGGCTCACCGCAAAAGGGTAGCCTCTATACCGAATCCCGGGCGGCGGTAGCCGGCGGCATCACCAGCTTCATGGACATGCCCAATACCCGTCCGGGCACCCTGACGCTCGCCGCCCTGGCCGATAAAAAACGCCGGGCGGCGATCAATTCGGTAGCCAATTACGGCTTTCATTTCGGCGTCAGCAACGACAATCTCGATACCGTCGCCGCCCTCAATCCCTGCGAAGTGGCCGGGGTCAAAGTGTTCATGGGCGCCTCCACCGGCAACATGCTGGTGGACGACCCATTGATTCTCGAACGGCTGTTCGCCGAAGTCCCGACCATCCTGCTGGCCCACTGCGAGCACACCCCGAGCATCGACGCCAATGCCGCGAACCTGCAAGCACTGTTCGGCGAACACATTCCCCCGGCGGCGCACCCACTGATCCGCAATGCCGAGGCGTGCTTTCGTTCATCGTCGATGGCCGTCGACCTGGCCAAGCGTCACGGCACCCGCCTGCACGTTTTGCACCTGACCACTGCCCGCGAACTGGCGCTGTTCGAAGACACACCGCTGGCGCATAAACGCATCACGGCTGAAGTCTGCCTGCATCATCTGTTCTTCGACGATCGGGATTACCCGACGCTGGGCAACCTGATCAAATGCAACCCGGCCATCAAGTCCCAGGCTGACCGCGACGCGTTGCGCCAGGCCTTGCTGAGCAATCGCCTGGACGTGATCGGCAGCGACCACGCGCCTCACACCTGGGCCGAAAAGCAGCGGGCCTACACCCAGGCGCCCGCCGGATTACCGCTGGTACAGCACGCCCTTCCCGCCCTGCTGGAACTGGTGGCCGACGGAATTTTGCCTATCACCACCCTCGTGGCCAAGACCAGCCACCGTGTCGCCGACTTGTTTGCCATTCCTGATCGTGGTTATCTGCGCGAAGGCTATTGGGCTGATCTGGTGCTGATCAAACCCGAGCCCGAAGGCACGGCCGTTTCGCGGCAGCCGATTCTCTCTCAGTGCGGTTGGACGCCCTTCGCCCGCCATCGTTTTCGCCACAGTGTCAGCACCACCCTGGTGTCGGGGCAAATTGCCTGGCGCGCCAATCGTCTATATGACAACTGTCAGGGTTTGCCACTGCGATTCATGCGCTGA
- a CDS encoding metal ABC transporter permease yields the protein MIAATQLWQPFHEFVFMRRALLGGLVLACSTAPLGVFLILRRMSLIGDAVAHGILPGAALGFWFAGLSLPALTIGGLGAGLSMAGLAAWITRRTGLREDASLAAIYPISLASGVLILGIAGKRLDLLHLLFGSALAVDGPTLTGMLWVSGFSLIAMALIYKPLLLDTLDPLFLQTVSRLGPLAHGVFLTLVVLNLVIGFQAIGALMVVGLMMLPAAASRFWSRRLPVLIAISALLGCLSVWLGLLLSFYYSLPSGPAIVLVAGGLYLLSVVFGPVHGLLRRPPLLTSQ from the coding sequence ATGATCGCCGCCACACAGCTTTGGCAACCGTTCCACGAGTTTGTCTTCATGCGCCGGGCACTGCTCGGCGGTCTCGTTCTGGCGTGCAGCACCGCGCCGCTTGGTGTGTTCCTGATCCTGAGGCGCATGAGTCTGATCGGCGATGCTGTGGCCCATGGCATCTTGCCCGGTGCCGCACTGGGTTTCTGGTTTGCCGGTTTGAGTTTGCCCGCACTGACCATCGGCGGCCTCGGCGCCGGTCTGAGCATGGCCGGCCTCGCTGCGTGGATCACCCGCCGCACCGGCCTGCGAGAAGACGCCAGTCTCGCTGCGATCTACCCGATCTCACTGGCCAGCGGCGTGCTGATTCTTGGCATCGCCGGCAAGCGCCTCGACCTGCTGCACCTGCTCTTCGGCTCGGCGCTGGCCGTCGATGGCCCGACCTTGACCGGCATGCTCTGGGTCTCCGGCTTCAGCCTGATCGCCATGGCGCTGATCTATAAACCGTTGTTGCTCGACACCCTCGATCCGCTCTTTCTACAAACCGTCAGCCGTCTCGGCCCACTCGCCCACGGCGTGTTCCTGACCCTGGTGGTGCTGAATCTGGTGATCGGTTTCCAGGCCATCGGTGCCTTGATGGTGGTCGGCTTGATGATGTTGCCGGCTGCCGCTTCGCGATTCTGGAGCCGCCGTCTGCCGGTCCTGATTGCCATCTCGGCACTGCTAGGTTGCCTCTCGGTGTGGCTCGGTTTGCTGCTGTCGTTCTACTACTCGCTGCCCAGTGGCCCGGCCATCGTCCTGGTCGCTGGCGGTTTGTACCTGCTGTCCGTGGTGTTCGGTCCGGTGCACGGTTTGCTGCGCCGCCCGCCTTTGCTCACATCCCAATGA